One Candidatus Deferrimicrobiaceae bacterium genomic region harbors:
- the selD gene encoding selenide, water dikinase SelD, with translation MTDRERIFLTHLSSCAGUASKLGQGVLARILAAVPPPDDPRVLVGTSHADDAGVFRLSEEEALVATVDFFTPVVDDPYLYGAIAAANSLSDIYAMGATPLFALAVAAFPDDAKILPLLADIMAGAADKAKEAGICIIGGHTVRDKEPKFGLSVTGRVHPERIWDNRGAKPKDVIVLTKPIGTGIVTTAIKWGIAPQETTKAAIRSMTRLSAGAARAGREAGIHTATDVTGFGLLGHLIEVLEGSDLCAEIRLKDVPVFPGVRDLMRRRVVAALSGRRTFPGASFLHSRFGSPPVPGGTHENISFQIAKVRVPPLLPEEEILLLADPQTSGGLLLFVPEERAEALLQALAREGEGAWTIGRTLAMPGPEMHRVTVV, from the coding sequence TTGACCGACCGCGAGAGGATCTTTCTCACCCATCTCTCCTCGTGCGCCGGTTGAGCGTCCAAATTGGGGCAGGGGGTCCTTGCCCGGATATTGGCCGCCGTTCCGCCGCCGGACGATCCCCGTGTGCTCGTGGGGACCTCCCACGCCGATGACGCGGGGGTGTTCCGCCTTTCCGAAGAAGAGGCGCTGGTGGCCACCGTCGACTTTTTCACCCCGGTGGTCGACGACCCGTACCTGTACGGCGCCATCGCCGCCGCCAACTCCTTGAGCGACATCTACGCCATGGGGGCTACGCCTCTCTTCGCCCTGGCCGTAGCCGCCTTCCCGGACGACGCGAAGATCCTCCCCCTGCTGGCGGACATCATGGCCGGGGCCGCCGACAAGGCGAAGGAAGCGGGCATCTGCATCATCGGGGGGCACACGGTCCGGGACAAGGAGCCCAAGTTCGGGCTTTCGGTCACGGGGAGGGTCCACCCGGAGAGAATCTGGGACAACCGGGGGGCGAAGCCCAAGGACGTCATCGTGCTGACCAAGCCGATCGGGACGGGGATCGTCACGACGGCGATCAAGTGGGGGATCGCCCCGCAAGAGACCACGAAAGCCGCGATCCGTTCGATGACAAGGCTCTCCGCCGGGGCCGCCCGCGCGGGGCGGGAGGCCGGCATCCACACGGCCACGGATGTCACCGGGTTCGGCCTTCTCGGGCACCTGATCGAGGTCCTCGAGGGGAGCGACCTCTGCGCCGAGATCCGGCTCAAGGACGTCCCGGTCTTCCCGGGGGTGCGCGACCTGATGAGGCGCCGCGTGGTGGCGGCGCTCTCCGGCCGCCGGACCTTCCCGGGCGCCTCGTTCCTCCACTCCCGGTTCGGCTCTCCGCCCGTCCCCGGCGGCACCCACGAAAATATCTCGTTCCAGATCGCCAAGGTGCGCGTGCCGCCTCTCCTCCCGGAGGAGGAGATTCTTCTGCTTGCCGACCCCCAGACCTCGGGCGGGCTTCTCCTGTTCGTCCCCGAGGAGCGCGCCGAGGCGCTCCTGCAAGCCCTCGCGCGGGAGGGGGAGGGGGCGTGGACGATCGGCCGCACCCTCGCGATGCCGGGGCCCGAGATGCACCGCGTCACCGTCGTCTGA
- a CDS encoding DoxX family protein has protein sequence MDRLSSAGMLVARVLLSGIFLSSGVQKIFAFSGTQAYMAKFGMKMTGLFLVLAILFEIGGGLSVLLGYYPRLGALALLLFLIPTTAVFHRDFSNPAQIVQFVKNVAIMGGLLAVLSAGGGEFVFRRKT, from the coding sequence ATGGATCGTCTTTCGTCGGCCGGGATGCTGGTTGCGCGCGTCCTCCTGTCGGGCATCTTCCTTTCCTCCGGCGTGCAGAAGATCTTCGCGTTCTCCGGGACCCAGGCCTACATGGCGAAGTTCGGGATGAAGATGACGGGGCTCTTCCTGGTCCTGGCCATCCTCTTCGAGATCGGGGGGGGGCTCTCCGTCCTCCTGGGGTACTACCCGCGCCTGGGCGCGCTCGCCCTTCTCCTTTTCCTGATCCCGACGACGGCCGTCTTCCACCGGGATTTTTCCAACCCCGCCCAGATCGTCCAATTCGTAAAGAACGTGGCGATCATGGGGGGCCTGCTGGCCGTCCTCTCGGCGGGAGGGGGGGAGTTCGTCTTCCGCCGGAAGACCTAA